The sequence below is a genomic window from Candidatus Sysuiplasma jiujiangense.
GTGGAGAAAATACAAACCGGTCCTGACGCACACACCCTTACCGTAGATCATCGTCGCGGAAATGTGCACGTCTTCTTGCCTGACGTTTACCTGGATTTAATACTGGCAGACAGGACCTGACGGCATAGAAGCACTGTTTTTCCGGGGATATTCAATAGGCTGACGGTATGTTGCCATGGTATTCCATTAATATTTTAAGCGAATCCCGACCGGCCCATTCAGCGAATATTTAACACGTTGGCGAGCGGCGGATCGAAAAGCACGGCGCGTGCAGGCGCTGCCTCCCGTCCTTCGAGCTTGACCGGCATTGCTGAAAGCGTGTATCTGCCCGGTTTCACACCTTTGAGTACCAGACCTTCGATTATGGGTATCCCCTCCCTGAGCAGGGTATGGTGAACCGGAGCCGCAGTGGAGCCGAATTTCTCCACCGACAGATAATCTATCCCGACCACAGGCACCCTCATTTCCACGAGTCTTTCCGCTGTCTCCGCCTCCAGATAGACGAAGTCTCTGGTAAATTTCCTGCCATAGAGAAGCGAATTGGATGTCTTGAAGAGGACTCCGTCGCCGTCCCGTATCGCCTTCCTCCTGAACACGTCAGGGCGGATTGTCCTTCCCCTCGTCTCCACCACCTGAACGTTGCAGAAGAAGTGTCGAGGCGAAACGAGATCGATTGTCGTGCCGCCATCGATGAAATGCAGTGGCGCGTCGATGTGGGTGCCCGTGTGAACGCCCTCATGGATTTCCGTCAGGTTCACGCCGTCCCCTGAGGCGAGGCTCATTGCCCATGTCATGGACAGCGGGGGATTTCCCTCATAGATCGGGATGCGTTCGCTGACAGCAGCGGAAATGTCGATGATCCTTGAGCTGATTTCATTCATTTTATCAATCCCAGTGTTTTCGATTTTTCTATATATCTGTCGACCGCATCAACAAATGCTGCGTGACTCCATGTCAGGGGGGAAACGGAAAGCGGAGAACCGGTGTGCGGATCTATCTGTTCCGCCATGATACCGCTTGGAGAGGCATGGTCCGCAGCCCACTTGATGAGTCCGAGCGCAATGGAAAGAGATGCGGCATCCTTTGCCACCGCAGTGTACCAGTCCGCAAGCCAGAGCGTGCAGATGAACCACGGATTGCCCTGGATGTCGTTGCCGGAAGCGGATCTCTGATAATAATCTCCCTCATATCTTGCAATTCCTCCGATATTGCCCCTGACCCACAGGCGTTCCTGTATCGCGTGCATGGTTCCGGCAACCATCGGATCATCCGCAGGGAGAACGCCGAAATAGAATATTCCGGAAAGGCTTGCGTCCACCGCACTGTCCCTGTAGAGCTTTCCGTCCTGCCCCATCAGGAGACCGCGTATGAATCTGTGATCGCTCCTGCTGTAGAGCTGCTCGATGATTGCAGCCTTCATCCTTTCGGCTGCGGCAGAATATCTCTTGGCTATGTTCATCTCGCCGAAGCTCTCGCTGAATTTTGCAGCCGCC
It includes:
- a CDS encoding cyclase family protein: MNEISSRIIDISAAVSERIPIYEGNPPLSMTWAMSLASGDGVNLTEIHEGVHTGTHIDAPLHFIDGGTTIDLVSPRHFFCNVQVVETRGRTIRPDVFRRKAIRDGDGVLFKTSNSLLYGRKFTRDFVYLEAETAERLVEMRVPVVGIDYLSVEKFGSTAAPVHHTLLREGIPIIEGLVLKGVKPGRYTLSAMPVKLEGREAAPARAVLFDPPLANVLNIR